The proteins below come from a single Ochotona princeps isolate mOchPri1 chromosome 13, mOchPri1.hap1, whole genome shotgun sequence genomic window:
- the HPS6 gene encoding BLOC-2 complex member HPS6 — protein MKRAGTLRLLSDLSNFSGAARLRELLAGDPAVRVRCSPDGRHLLLLRPPGAPAPQLLVAVRGAGAELERAWPVGQASPLDAFFLPGPAVPALVLVWESGLAEVWGAGVGPGWRLLQSTELCPAGGARLVAVAAPRGRLVWCEQHLPGAENQLGPPMAAFSHSVCVRTLEPSGEAGTHLGRARVLLRHCPCFGLLASRKDLFLVPTASTWPGVAHILLIWSPGKAKVTVTAPQLGVSHCKNLNPGRGDSWDFRALLRGLPGLLGPREPLALHTCAPTAQGLLFLDCKGTVSLLQSHGGVRVVGTLQEGPGGLARGSAALGTFQGTLACVLGSTLELLDLSSGQLLERKVLSTDRAHLLDPPLPGMEDEEELESQGCLRMLSALGLFCVGWKAPQGLEVPSARDLVFEEACGYYQRRSLRGAQLTPEELRHSSTFRAPQALASILQGHLPPSTLLATLRTELRDYRGLEQLKAQLVAGDEEEAGWAELADQEVTRLLRTELTGDQLAQLNTIFQALPTAAWGTILRTLQLQLDGNGRLRSQAPPDVWKKVLDGPAAGKEPPNGILPPFELLCQCLCRMEPRWLPLFVELAQQQGGPGWAAGSPGLPLYRRALAVLGEEGTRPEALELELLLGSGRPKAVLQAMGQLVQKEQWERALEVGLALGPSSPLLRSEIFKLLLAQFAKHRQLDAHLPLLCRLCPPELTPTELLLLLRAHLPDDVGPPTPFPEPGAEPPLTVGLLRTLLEQTGAQGRPSGPVLSLYEDILWDAGTPPPTPPRGPMTIPQASDPTGLETWVPSGQNLCMTDTGNHF, from the coding sequence ATGAAGCGCGCAGGGACTCTGCGCTTACTTTCGGATCTGAGCAACTTCAGCGGCGCCGCCCGGCTTCGTGAGTTGCTTGCAGGGGACCCCGCGGTCCGAGTGCGCTGCAGCCCGGACGGCCGCCACCTGCTGCTGTTGCGACCCCCGGGAGCCCCTGCGCCGCAGCTGCTGGTGGCTGTACGAGGAGCCGGTGCGGAGCTGGAGCGGGCCTGGCCCGTGggccaggcctctccactggacGCCTTCTTCCTGCCGGGACCCGCAGTCCCGGCGCTCGTCCTGGTGTGGGAGAGTGGCCTGGCCGAGGTGTGGGGTGCGGGTGTGGGGCCGGGCTGGCGGCTACTGCAGAGCACCGAGCTGTGTCCGGCCGGCGGAGCCCGCTTGGTGGCCGTGGCGGCGCCCCGTGGCCGCCTGGTATGGTGTGAGCAGCATCTGCCCGGCGCTGAGAACCAGCTGGGGCCGCCCATGGCCGCTTTCAGCCACAGCGTGTGCGTCCGGACCCTAGAGCCCAGCGGCGAGGCCGGCACCCATCTGGGCCGTGCCCGCGTCCTGCTGCGCCACTGTCCCTGCTTTGGGCTGTTAGCCTCCCGCAAGGACCTATTCCTGGTGCCCACTGCCTCCACCTGGCCTGGCGTGGCCCACATTCTGCTCATCTGGAGCCCAGGGAAAGCCAAGGTGACAGTGACTGCCCCACAGCTCGGTGTATCTCACTGTAAGAATCTGAACCCGGGACGAGGGGACTCATGGGACTTCCGGGCCCTACTTCGAGGCCTGCCTGGGTTGCTGGGCCCGCGGGAGCCGCTGGCCCTGCATACATGCGCGCCCACTGCGCAAGGCCTGCTATTCCTGGACTGCAAAGGCACGGTGAGCCTCTTACAGTCCCACGGCGGTGTCCGGGTAGTGGGCACTCTGCAGGAGGGCCCTGGAGGCCTGGCCAGGGGCTCTGCAGCCCTGGGAACCTTTCAGGGAACCCTGGCCTGTGTGCTGGGCTCCACCTTGGAGCTGCTGGACCTGAGCAGTGGGCAGCTGCTGGAAAGGAAAGTCCTAAGTACGGACAGGGCGCATTTGCTGGACCCCCCACTCCCTGGcatggaggatgaggaggaactGGAGAGTCAGGGCTGTCTTCGCATGCTTTCAGCCTTGGGTCTGTTTTGTGTGGGTTGGAAAGCCCCACAGGGCCTCGAAGTACCTTCCGCCAGAGACCTGGTGTTCGAGGAGGCTTGCGGGTACTATCAGCGGCGGAGTCTGCGAGGTGCCCAGCTCACACCTGAGGAACTGAGACACAGCAGCACGTTCCGGGCACCTCAGGCCCTGGCCTCCATCCTCCAGGGCCATCTGCCCCCGTCCACACTGCTGGCcacactgaggactgagctccgTGACTACCGGGGCTTGGAGCAGCTCAAAGCCCAACTGGTGGCTGGGGACGaagaggaggctggctgggcaGAGCTGGCCGACCAAGAGGTGACACGCCTGCTGAGGACAGAGCTGACAGGAGACCAGCTGGCCCAGCTCAACACCATTTTCCAAgcactgcccacagcagcctggggcaccatcctcaggaccctgcagctgcagctggatgggaatggcAGGCTGCGGTCCCAGGCTCCTCCTGATGTGTGGAAGAAAGTTCTAGATGGTCCAGCAGCTGGAAAGGAACCCCCTAACGGAATACTGCCCCCCTTTGAACTGCTGTGCCAATGCCTCTGCCGAATGGAACCCCGATGGCTGCCACTGTTTGTGGAgctggcccagcagcagggtgggccgggctgggcaGCCGGAAGCCCGGGGCTGCCTTTGTATCGCCGAGCCCTGGCTGTGCTGGGTGAGGAGGGGACCAGGCCAGAGGCACTGGAGCTAGAACTGCTGTTGGGCAGTGGGCGGCCTAAAGCTGTGCTCCAAGCCATGGGGCAGCTGGTGCAGAAGGAGCAGTGGGAGCGGGCTCTGGAGGTTGGCCTGGCCCTTGGCCCCTCCAGCCCACTGCTTCGAAGTGAGATCTTCAAACTGCTGCTGGCCCAGTTTGCCAAGCACCGCCAACTCGATGcacacctgcccctcctctgTCGCCTGTGTCCACCAGAACTGACTCCAActgagctcctgctgttgcttcgggcacaCCTCCCAGATGATGTGGGACCTCCCACCCCGTTCCCTGAGCCAGGGGCAGAACCCCCTCTCACAGTGGGCCTGCTCCGAACCCTGCTGGAACAGACTGGGGCTCAAGGACGGCCTTCAGGCCCAGTTCTAAGCCTATACGAGGACATCCTATGGGACGCAGGcactcctcctcccaccccaccccggggACCTATGACCATTCCCCAGGCATCGGACCCTACAGGCCTGGAAACCTGGGTACCATCGGGACAGAACCTCTGCATGACTGACACAGGAAATCATTTCTAG